GCGCCGGGCGCCGTCTAGCATGGGGCCTGTTGGCATGTCCTGGGAGGATTTCTACAGCCAAAACGCTGTCCTGCTGGCGGCGCGCTACGAACGGTTGGACCCCGAGCGCCTGCACCGGGGGTGGCGGGAATTTCTGCCGGCAAGCGGCGCCGCGGTGCTGGACGTGGGGGCCGGCTCGGGCCGCGATGCGGCCTGGCTGGCGGGCCTGGGCCATGCGGTGGTGGCCGTGGAGCCGTGCGCGGTCCTGCGGCAGGCGGCCGGCAGGCGCCACCGGCTGCCGAACATCCGCTGGGTCGACGACCGTCTGCCGGAGTTGAGAACGGTGTGCGCCGGCGGCCAAAAATTCGACCTGATCCTGGTCAACGCGGTCTGGATGCACGTGGCGCCCGATGACCGCGAAACGGCCCTCGAGACCCTGAAGAACCTCCTGGCCCCTGGTGCGCCGCTGGTGGTCAGCCTGCGCCACGGGCCGGTGGAAGCCGACCGGCCGATGCACCCCTGCCCGGCGGAAGCGTTCCTGGGCCTGGCCCGCCGCCACGGGCTGATGGTCTGCAAGCGCCTGGCGACCCCCGACCGCCTGGGCCGCCGGGAAATCGCCTGGAAGCTCAGCGTGCTGCGCCGCCCGCGCGTGTGACCTATTGCCCGCCACGCGGCTGGGCGTCGTTTTGGAAAAGGACCCATGGAAAAGAAACATCCCTACGGTGCGACTCTCAAAGATCAGCTCAAAGCCGGCGCCCGCGACCGGATCTACCGCTTCGTCCTGGCCGACGGGCAGGTGCGGGGGGCGATCCTGCATGGCACCCGGATGATCAGTGAAATGCGGGCCAATCACGGCCTGGGGATTCTGGAGACCCTGGTGCTGGGCCATGCCTACCTGGGTGTGGGGCTGATGTCCGGCAACTGCAAGGGCGGCGACCGCATCCGCCTGCAGATCGACTGCTCCGGCCCCATTCGGGGCCTGGTGGTGGAGGCCAATGCCTTCGGCGAGGTCCGCGGCTATCTCAAAACCGGCGTCATCCCCGTCCACAAGCCCCTGGAGAGCTTCAACCTGTCGCCTTTCTTCGGCGCCGGCATCCTTTCGCTGACCCGCTATCCGGAGGGCTCCAAGCGGCCCTTCACCGGCCAGGTGGCGCTGCTGCACGGCTCCATCGCCAAGGACCTGGCCCATTACCACCTGACCTCGGAGCAGATCCCGACGGCCTTCAGCCTCAGCATCCAGTTCGATCGCCAGGGGGAGGTCGCGGGTGCCGGCGGCCTATGGCTGCAGGCGCTGCCCGGTGCCGATGAGGACGCCATGGGGCGCCTGGAACAGCGGGTGCCGGCGTTGCCCTCGCTGGGGGCGGCGTTTGGCGCCGGGAAAGATCCCAAAAGTCTGGTGGTCGAGGCTTTCGGTGCTTTCGGGCCGCGATTTATAGGGGACTACCGGGTGGAGTTCATGTGCCACTGCAGCCGTGAGAAGACCCGCGAGGTTCTCAGGCTGCTGCCGGTTGCCGAACTGGACGACATCCGCCGCAACGGGCCCTTTCCCCTGGAGATGCGCTGCCACTACTGCGGCAGCCGCTATCTTTTTCACCCGGCTGACATCGCGCAGCTCTGCCGACAACGCACGGCGGGAAACTGATGGATGGCCGCAGCGCCCCGCCGGCCGCAACCCAAAGGAGGACCGGATGAGTGCCAAAAAAATTCTGATGCTGGTGGGGGACTTTGTCGAGGACTACGAGGTCATGGTGCCGTTTCAGGCCCTGCAGATGATCGGGCACACCGTGAATGCGGTCTGTCCGGAGAAAAAGGCGGGGCAGACGGTGCGCACGGCGGTGCACGATTTCGAAGGGGACCAGACTTACAGCGAGAAGCCGGGGCACAACTTCACCCTCAACGCCGACTTCGACGCGGTGCGCGCCGAGGATTACGACGCCCTGGTGATTCCGGGCGGGCGAGCGCCGGAATACATCCGCCTGGATCAAAGAGTACTTCAGATGGTGCGGCATTTCGCGGACAGCGGCAAACCCATCGCCGCGATCTGCCACGGGGCCCAGCTGCTGGCGGCTGCCGGGGTCCTGGAAAACCGCGCCTGCGCCGCCTACCCGGCGGTGGGGCCGGATGTCAGCCGGGCCGGCGGGCGTTTTGTGGAGATCGCCGTGGACCAGGCGCATGTGGACGGCAACCTGGTCACGGCGCCGGCCTGGCCGGCACACCCGGTCTGGCTTGCCCG
This Desulfobacteraceae bacterium DNA region includes the following protein-coding sequences:
- a CDS encoding class I SAM-dependent methyltransferase, which gives rise to MSWEDFYSQNAVLLAARYERLDPERLHRGWREFLPASGAAVLDVGAGSGRDAAWLAGLGHAVVAVEPCAVLRQAAGRRHRLPNIRWVDDRLPELRTVCAGGQKFDLILVNAVWMHVAPDDRETALETLKNLLAPGAPLVVSLRHGPVEADRPMHPCPAEAFLGLARRHGLMVCKRLATPDRLGRREIAWKLSVLRRPRV
- a CDS encoding DJ-1/PfpI family protein, which translates into the protein MSAKKILMLVGDFVEDYEVMVPFQALQMIGHTVNAVCPEKKAGQTVRTAVHDFEGDQTYSEKPGHNFTLNADFDAVRAEDYDALVIPGGRAPEYIRLDQRVLQMVRHFADSGKPIAAICHGAQLLAAAGVLENRACAAYPAVGPDVSRAGGRFVEIAVDQAHVDGNLVTAPAWPAHPVWLARFLEVLGTQVTP
- a CDS encoding Hsp33 family molecular chaperone HslO, which produces MEKKHPYGATLKDQLKAGARDRIYRFVLADGQVRGAILHGTRMISEMRANHGLGILETLVLGHAYLGVGLMSGNCKGGDRIRLQIDCSGPIRGLVVEANAFGEVRGYLKTGVIPVHKPLESFNLSPFFGAGILSLTRYPEGSKRPFTGQVALLHGSIAKDLAHYHLTSEQIPTAFSLSIQFDRQGEVAGAGGLWLQALPGADEDAMGRLEQRVPALPSLGAAFGAGKDPKSLVVEAFGAFGPRFIGDYRVEFMCHCSREKTREVLRLLPVAELDDIRRNGPFPLEMRCHYCGSRYLFHPADIAQLCRQRTAGN